In the genome of Tursiops truncatus isolate mTurTru1 unplaced genomic scaffold, mTurTru1.mat.Y mat_scaffold_97_arrow_ctg1, whole genome shotgun sequence, one region contains:
- the LOC117310989 gene encoding queuosine 5'-phosphate N-glycosylase/hydrolase isoform X1 yields the protein MDGLLTPRESAEFIAENSRDVFIDGGGVRRVAELLLAKAAGPELRVGAWKALHELNPKAADEAAVNWVFVTDTLNFSFWSESDEHRCLVGYGGKTYSGYWSLCAAVNRALDEGIPITSASYYATVTLDEVRHILRSDTDVPMPLIEERHRILNETGKILLEKFEGSFLNCVRKSDKSAQKLLHLVVESFPSYRDVTQFEGKRISFYKRAQILVADTWSVLEGKGDGCFKDISRITMFADYRLPQVLVYLGALKYSDELLEKLLKGEVLSYGNRQEVEIRGCSLWCVELIRDCLLELTEKKDEKTSGEINSILLDYFLWDYARDHREDMKGIPFHRTRCIYY from the coding sequence ATGGACGGGCTTCTGACTCCCAGGGAGTCCGCAGAATTCATTGCGGAGAACAGTCGAGATGTGTTCATTGACGGCGGAGGCGTGCGGAGGGTGGCCGAGCTTCTGCTGGCCAAGGCCGCGGGGCCCGAGCTGCGCGTTGGGGCCTGGAAGGCCCTTCATGAGCTGAACCCCAAGGCGGCGGACGAGGCCGCCGTTAACTGGGTGTTCGTGACAGACACGCTCAACTTCTCCTTCTGGTCGGAGAGTGACGAGCACAGATGTCTGGTGGGGTACGGGGGGAAAACGTACAGTGGGTACTGGTCCCTGTGCGCCGCGGTCAACAGAGCCCTGGACGAAGGGATACCAATAACTAGTGCTTCGTACTATGCCACAGTTACCCTGGATGAGGTTCGGCATATACTCCGTTCTGATACAGACGTCCCCATGCCTTTGATAGAAGAGAGGCATCGGATTCTCAATGAAACCGGGAAAATTCTGCTTGAGAAATTTGAAGGCTCTTTTCTTAATTGTGTCCGAAAAAGTGATAAAAGTGCTCAGAAGTTATTGCACCTGGTAGTTGAAAGCTTTCCTTCTTATAGAGATGTGACTCAGTTTGAGgggaaaagaatttctttttacaAACGGGCCCAAATCCTTGTGGCAGATACGTGGAGTGTATTAGAGGGAAAAGGAGACGGCTGCTTTAAGGACATCTCCAGAATCACCATGTTTGCTGACTATAGATTACCTCAGGTTCTTGTTTACCTGGGAGCCCTGAAATACTCTGACGAACTACTGGAGAAACTTCTCAAAGGAGAAGTGCTTTCGTATGGGAATAGGCAAGAGGTGGAAATCAGAGGGTGTTCACTTTGGTGTGTTGAGCTGATCCGGGATTGTCTTCTGGAGCTTActgaaaaaaaggatgaaaaaactAGTGGAGAGATCAATTCCATTCTTCTGGATTATTTCTTATGGGACTATGCCCGTGATCACAGGGAAGATATGAAAGGAATTCCATTTCATCGCACACGTTGCATATATTATTGA
- the LOC117310989 gene encoding queuosine 5'-phosphate N-glycosylase/hydrolase isoform X2, giving the protein MPLIEERHRILNETGKILLEKFEGSFLNCVRKSDKSAQKLLHLVVESFPSYRDVTQFEGKRISFYKRAQILVADTWSVLEGKGDGCFKDISRITMFADYRLPQVLVYLGALKYSDELLEKLLKGEVLSYGNRQEVEIRGCSLWCVELIRDCLLELTEKKDEKTSGEINSILLDYFLWDYARDHREDMKGIPFHRTRCIYY; this is encoded by the coding sequence ATGCCTTTGATAGAAGAGAGGCATCGGATTCTCAATGAAACCGGGAAAATTCTGCTTGAGAAATTTGAAGGCTCTTTTCTTAATTGTGTCCGAAAAAGTGATAAAAGTGCTCAGAAGTTATTGCACCTGGTAGTTGAAAGCTTTCCTTCTTATAGAGATGTGACTCAGTTTGAGgggaaaagaatttctttttacaAACGGGCCCAAATCCTTGTGGCAGATACGTGGAGTGTATTAGAGGGAAAAGGAGACGGCTGCTTTAAGGACATCTCCAGAATCACCATGTTTGCTGACTATAGATTACCTCAGGTTCTTGTTTACCTGGGAGCCCTGAAATACTCTGACGAACTACTGGAGAAACTTCTCAAAGGAGAAGTGCTTTCGTATGGGAATAGGCAAGAGGTGGAAATCAGAGGGTGTTCACTTTGGTGTGTTGAGCTGATCCGGGATTGTCTTCTGGAGCTTActgaaaaaaaggatgaaaaaactAGTGGAGAGATCAATTCCATTCTTCTGGATTATTTCTTATGGGACTATGCCCGTGATCACAGGGAAGATATGAAAGGAATTCCATTTCATCGCACACGTTGCATATATTATTGA